The window GCGCCGGTATCGGCTACTCGAATTACACCGGTGAGATTGCACCGGACATCGCTCCGGGCCCCGGCTGGGATCTGCGCCTCGACCTCGACGTCACGCAGCCGGTCGAGCTCGAAGTGCAGTACATGGGCGCGGTCAACTCGGTCATTCCCGACCCGCTGAGCGAGTTCAATCTCTACACGAACCAGTTCCAGACCGCTGCGCAGGTGGCGCCGTGGACGGTCGGTGACGTCGAGCCCTACGTCTCGGGCGGCATCGGCCTGACCCGCGTCTCGGTGGCCAAGAACCCCGATCTCAACGCGCAGATCCAGTCCGACACCATGGGCTCGGTGCCGCTGGCTGCAGGTGCGGACTACCCGATCACCGATGCGCTGAAGATCGGCGCCCGCGCCCAGTGGGACATCTACTTCGACAACGAGCTGCTCGTGCAGGAGAACACCACCGACTCCGACCGGTGGGGCTTCATGGTCAACATCGGCGCGACCGAGTTCTGACGCGCCGCGGATCGCATCGCGGAAGGCCCGGCACGCCCCTCCGGCGTGACCGGGCCTTCGCATCTCGCGGACCTGGCGGGCAGGCAGGTGCTCGCAGCCCTTCTGTTTGACGGTGGGCAGAGCGCGTCGTACAAGTCCGCGCGATGCGGCGCCAGGTGGACATCCAGGATCTCGCGGCCATCGTCCGGCGCTTTCCGCGGCGGCGGGTCGCGGTGGTCGGCGACGTGGTCGTCGACGAGTACATCTACGGACAGACCGATCGGATCTCGCGCGAGGCGCCGGTCCTGATCGTGCGGCACGAGTCGACCGAGCGGAAGCTCGGCGGCGCAGCCAACGCCGCGGCGAACCTCGCCAGGCTCGGCGGAACGACCATCGCCCTGGGCGTCATCGGCGACGACGAGGCCGGGGGCGGGCTCGCCCGGCTCTGTTCCGAGGCGGGCATCGACGGCCGCTTCACCGTGGTGCCGGGCAGCCCCACCGAGACCAAGACGCGCATCCTCGCCGGTGGCATCAACACCACCCGGCAGCAGATGCTCCGCGTGGACCGGAGCCGCGGCGGCGATCTGCCTGCCGCGTCGGTGGCCGGACTCGTCGAGACCCTCCGGGCAGCGGCCCGGGAGGCGGACGTGCTCATCGTCTCCGATTACGGCGGCGGCGTGCTCTGCCCCGGCGTCGTCGAGGAGGTCCGCCGTCTCGCCGCCGACGGCGTACGGATCTGCGTCGACAGCCGTTACAACCTCCGGGCGTTCCGCGGCGTCCACGTGGCCAAGCCCAACGAGCCCGAGCTGGCGGCAGCCACCGGGATGCCGGTGGGCGAGACCGCGAGCAGCGTCGCCGCTGCCCGGACGCTGCAGGATGCCCTCGGCTGCCACGCGGTGCTGGCCACCCGCGGCCGCA of the Vulgatibacter sp. genome contains:
- a CDS encoding bifunctional heptose 7-phosphate kinase/heptose 1-phosphate adenyltransferase codes for the protein MRRQVDIQDLAAIVRRFPRRRVAVVGDVVVDEYIYGQTDRISREAPVLIVRHESTERKLGGAANAAANLARLGGTTIALGVIGDDEAGGGLARLCSEAGIDGRFTVVPGSPTETKTRILAGGINTTRQQMLRVDRSRGGDLPAASVAGLVETLRAAAREADVLIVSDYGGGVLCPGVVEEVRRLAADGVRICVDSRYNLRAFRGVHVAKPNEPELAAATGMPVGETASSVAAARTLQDALGCHAVLATRGRSGMALIEQGREPDLIPVHGQEEAVDVTGAGDTVIATLAMALAADATLAQAARLANVAGALVVRKPGTATIDADEILAELQA
- a CDS encoding outer membrane beta-barrel protein; its protein translation is MRKYLLVVAAALVALPTAASAVKISKSERASEGAPELLGIPVESLSAGIGYSNYTGEIAPDIAPGPGWDLRLDLDVTQPVELEVQYMGAVNSVIPDPLSEFNLYTNQFQTAAQVAPWTVGDVEPYVSGGIGLTRVSVAKNPDLNAQIQSDTMGSVPLAAGADYPITDALKIGARAQWDIYFDNELLVQENTTDSDRWGFMVNIGATEF